A genomic segment from Leptolyngbya boryana PCC 6306 encodes:
- a CDS encoding methyl-accepting chemotaxis protein, producing MVSNSSQKQDSIVAMKATLLAAMQAVNAGDLSVRLDESNGLEEIAQEFNQWVSHHQHFAQGMSEVERVLSAIAQGNLNARIALEIEEQPLAGEVLQVATQVNAIADQLQLVASEVTRVTREIGTQGKLDSVATVKDISGDWQALIESVNQMSSQVNEQIRSIAHISRAVAQGDFANQITAENVGEFRVLTDDINQMIQNLRDSLGEIGEISATVASASEELTAVSREMTSNAGQTSEQATSASVSAEQVSQNAATVATAIEEMNLSIREIAKNAAAGAQVAMDAVKTSDQTNATITKLGQSSVEIGKVIKVITSIAQQTNLLALNATIEAARAGDAGRGFAVVASEVKELAKQTAHATEDISQRIEAIQTDTKGAVEAITQITAVINQINDIQNTIASSVEEQTATTNEIARNVTEAAQGSSDIAKNIGVLADNAQMTTTGADNTAQAATELARMAVNLQNIVQQFRGLSS from the coding sequence ATGGTTTCTAACTCATCACAAAAGCAAGATTCGATAGTTGCAATGAAAGCAACACTGCTCGCAGCAATGCAGGCAGTCAATGCAGGCGATCTTTCAGTCCGCCTCGATGAAAGTAACGGACTTGAGGAGATTGCTCAAGAATTTAATCAATGGGTCAGCCATCATCAGCACTTTGCTCAAGGCATGAGTGAAGTAGAACGAGTCCTCAGCGCGATCGCACAAGGAAACCTGAATGCAAGAATTGCGCTAGAAATTGAGGAGCAACCACTTGCAGGCGAAGTGCTGCAAGTGGCAACACAGGTCAATGCCATAGCAGATCAACTCCAGTTAGTCGCAAGTGAAGTCACCCGTGTTACCCGCGAAATTGGAACACAAGGCAAGCTCGACTCAGTTGCAACCGTCAAAGATATATCCGGAGACTGGCAAGCCCTGATTGAGAGCGTCAATCAGATGTCGAGTCAAGTCAACGAGCAGATTCGCAGTATTGCTCACATTTCGCGTGCAGTTGCTCAAGGAGACTTCGCAAACCAAATTACAGCAGAAAATGTCGGAGAGTTTCGGGTGCTCACTGATGATATCAATCAAATGATTCAGAACCTGCGGGACTCATTAGGTGAAATTGGAGAAATTTCGGCAACCGTTGCAAGCGCATCAGAAGAATTAACAGCCGTGAGCCGAGAAATGACAAGTAACGCCGGACAAACTTCTGAACAAGCGACTTCTGCGTCTGTCTCAGCAGAACAAGTCAGCCAGAACGCTGCCACCGTTGCGACCGCGATCGAAGAAATGAACCTGAGCATTCGCGAAATTGCTAAAAATGCAGCAGCAGGAGCACAGGTCGCGATGGATGCAGTAAAAACCTCGGATCAGACGAATGCCACGATTACGAAACTCGGTCAAAGCAGTGTTGAAATTGGTAAGGTGATCAAAGTCATTACCTCGATCGCTCAGCAAACAAATCTCCTCGCCTTGAATGCCACAATTGAAGCAGCACGAGCAGGCGATGCAGGTCGAGGATTTGCCGTTGTTGCCAGCGAAGTGAAAGAATTAGCGAAACAAACTGCTCATGCAACAGAAGATATCAGCCAGCGAATTGAAGCGATTCAGACCGATACAAAAGGTGCAGTCGAAGCAATTACTCAGATTACCGCAGTCATTAATCAAATTAATGATATTCAAAATACGATCGCGAGTTCTGTAGAAGAACAAACAGCAACGACGAATGAAATTGCTCGTAATGTTACAGAAGCTGCACAGGGAAGCTCTGATATTGCGAAAAATATTGGGGTTTTGGCAGACAATGCTCAAATGACAACCACTGGAGCAGACAACACAGCCCAAGCAGCAACGGAACTAGCACGAATGGCAGTCAACCTGCAAAACATTGTTCAGCAGTTTCGAGGTCTAAGCAGTTGA
- a CDS encoding chemotaxis protein CheW — MTQQICTFYLNGSYFGIEIEDVQEIICQPSLTRIPLAPPEICGLMNLRGQIIPVVDLACRLALRSTPCVRSDETIYNIIVHTIEDTVSFVVDDIGDVLHCSSSTFDPPPSNLNPQMRTFLKGAYKLEQDFLLVLNTAKILD; from the coding sequence GTGACTCAACAGATCTGCACCTTCTATCTCAATGGTTCTTACTTTGGCATTGAAATTGAGGATGTTCAAGAAATTATTTGTCAACCCTCACTCACCCGAATTCCCCTCGCACCGCCGGAGATTTGCGGATTGATGAATCTCCGTGGGCAAATCATTCCAGTCGTTGATTTAGCTTGTCGTTTAGCCCTGAGATCGACACCCTGCGTCAGAAGCGATGAAACCATCTACAACATCATTGTTCATACGATCGAGGATACGGTCAGTTTCGTTGTGGATGACATTGGAGATGTGCTGCACTGTTCGAGCAGCACATTTGATCCACCTCCGAGTAATTTGAATCCTCAGATGCGAACTTTTCTAAAAGGAGCATACAAACTTGAGCAAGATTTTTTACTCGTTCTCAATACTGCAAAGATTCTAGATTAG
- a CDS encoding chemotaxis protein CheA, with protein sequence MESLHEIDAEDLAAFLVESYEILNQFEQDVLDLERHALDPDRLNRLYRALHTIKGNCGFLPLPTLAAIAHAGETLLEGIRTAEFKMTPGVATVLLDLTDTIRQLLKTIETTKTEGTADYSRFITKLTVLYSSEHQAATRSGVLEDSDSTSLTTLDSTIRVQVDLLDQVMNLVGELVIARNRVLQLTTDSSDVALMATCRQIDLITNELQDSIMRARMQPINTLWRNLPRLVRELEIACGKEIALELEGSETELDRNIIAAIKDPLMHLVRNCIDHGIEPPEVRVAAGKSAQGSLKLRASQENGKVILEIREDGAGIDPAQLKARSQQLGLISAAQAESMRDREALDLIFIPGFSTLNEATHLSGRGVGMDVVRRNIESVNGSIEVESQVGQGTTFRLNIPLTLAIIPTLLVKSGGERFAIPQSSVQELIRIEGRDRIDQQIETLFDAPVYRLRGHILPLVNLATVLQLPMSSSDLLYFVVIDAESYRFGLIVDQIEDTQEIVVKPLSKQIKSLEVFAGATVLGDGSAALILDAVGVARYAGIQPSFNQIIAAEPTPENRQLILIVLGHHNTRMGIVLTQSTRLEMIASQKIEKVGEQYLMQYRDRVVALIDLQAVLSRIPRSSHEFEESIAVVVIEREHNQVIGLIVDQILDIVEESLTVTGAAIRPGSSCYASVQGQITEMLDLDAIVKLANPYLVSDESWR encoded by the coding sequence ATGGAGTCTCTACATGAAATCGATGCAGAGGATTTAGCAGCTTTTCTGGTTGAGAGTTACGAGATTTTGAACCAGTTTGAGCAAGATGTTTTGGACTTAGAACGGCATGCGCTTGATCCGGATCGCCTCAATCGGCTCTATCGTGCCCTCCATACAATTAAAGGCAATTGTGGTTTTTTGCCTTTACCGACGCTTGCCGCGATCGCTCATGCTGGAGAAACGCTTTTAGAAGGAATTCGCACCGCCGAGTTTAAAATGACACCTGGTGTAGCAACCGTTTTACTTGACTTAACCGATACCATTCGGCAACTGCTTAAAACGATTGAAACGACTAAAACCGAAGGAACCGCAGACTATTCGCGTTTCATCACCAAGCTGACAGTACTCTATAGCTCAGAGCACCAGGCTGCAACTCGTTCAGGAGTGCTAGAAGATTCGGACTCAACAAGCTTAACTACGCTTGATTCAACGATTCGCGTGCAGGTTGACTTGCTGGATCAGGTCATGAATCTCGTTGGGGAACTCGTTATTGCCCGGAATCGAGTGCTACAGCTGACTACGGATAGCAGTGATGTAGCCTTGATGGCTACGTGCCGACAGATTGATTTGATTACCAATGAACTGCAAGATAGTATCATGCGGGCGCGAATGCAGCCAATTAATACGCTTTGGCGCAATTTACCTCGATTAGTCCGAGAGCTAGAGATCGCCTGTGGTAAAGAAATTGCACTCGAACTCGAAGGCAGTGAAACGGAACTCGATCGCAATATCATTGCCGCGATTAAAGATCCACTGATGCATCTCGTTCGCAATTGTATTGATCATGGGATTGAGCCACCGGAGGTGAGAGTTGCAGCCGGGAAATCGGCTCAAGGATCGTTAAAGCTGAGAGCTTCGCAAGAAAATGGGAAAGTGATCCTAGAAATTCGAGAGGATGGGGCTGGAATTGATCCGGCTCAACTGAAAGCGCGATCGCAGCAGCTTGGACTGATTAGTGCAGCGCAAGCCGAATCGATGCGCGATCGCGAAGCGCTCGATCTGATTTTTATTCCTGGATTCTCGACCCTCAATGAAGCGACTCATCTTTCAGGTCGTGGCGTTGGTATGGATGTTGTGCGGCGGAACATTGAATCCGTCAATGGTTCGATTGAAGTTGAAAGCCAGGTCGGGCAAGGAACTACCTTTCGCCTGAACATTCCGCTTACTCTAGCGATCATTCCGACCTTGCTTGTGAAAAGTGGCGGGGAACGATTTGCAATTCCTCAGTCGAGTGTCCAAGAACTGATTCGGATCGAAGGACGCGATCGCATCGATCAGCAGATTGAAACCTTATTCGATGCGCCCGTTTATCGACTACGAGGACACATTCTTCCCTTGGTCAATCTGGCTACTGTGCTCCAGCTTCCGATGTCTTCGAGTGATCTGCTTTACTTTGTTGTCATTGACGCAGAGAGCTATCGATTTGGGCTGATTGTCGATCAAATCGAAGATACCCAAGAGATTGTCGTAAAGCCACTGAGCAAACAGATAAAGTCGCTAGAAGTATTTGCAGGTGCGACAGTGTTAGGAGATGGCAGTGCAGCATTGATTCTGGATGCAGTCGGAGTGGCACGATATGCAGGAATTCAGCCCTCATTCAACCAGATCATTGCTGCTGAACCAACCCCGGAAAATCGGCAATTGATCTTGATTGTTCTAGGGCATCACAATACTCGGATGGGCATTGTTCTCACTCAGTCAACTCGGCTTGAAATGATTGCTAGCCAAAAGATCGAAAAAGTCGGAGAACAATATTTGATGCAGTATCGAGATCGCGTTGTAGCGCTCATTGATCTGCAAGCTGTGTTGAGCCGAATTCCTCGATCGAGCCATGAATTCGAGGAATCTATTGCGGTCGTTGTCATCGAGCGTGAACACAATCAGGTGATTGGATTGATTGTGGATCAGATTCTCGACATTGTAGAAGAATCGCTCACGGTGACTGGAGCAGCGATTCGTCCGGGTTCGTCCTGCTATGCCAGTGTGCAAGGTCAAATTACTGAGATGTTAGATTTAGATGCGATCGTCAAGCTAGCAAATCCCTACCTCGTCTCTGACGAGAGCTGGAGGTAA
- a CDS encoding transposase: protein MECPNCGSHQLQRNGYRSQIQCYKCKDCGRQFLETYKQMRYSEEVKHFCIRMYFQGMSARSIEQVTNIHHTTILSWLRETDVDVLELLCAEQHSIEKLEL from the coding sequence ATGGAATGCCCAAACTGTGGTTCGCATCAGTTACAGCGCAATGGATACCGCAGTCAGATCCAGTGCTACAAATGCAAGGACTGTGGACGGCAATTTCTTGAGACTTACAAGCAGATGCGATACTCAGAGGAGGTGAAGCACTTTTGCATTCGGATGTATTTTCAGGGCATGAGTGCTCGTAGCATTGAACAAGTTACGAACATTCACCACACAACGATTTTGTCATGGCTGCGTGAAACAGATGTTGACGTCTTAGAGCTGCTCTGTGCAGAGCAGCATTCTATAGAAAAATTAGAATTGTAA
- a CDS encoding response regulator yields the protein MDTSNLVSVLIVDDAAFSRRMLRKYVEAEGCTVLEATNGQEALEMVSQHQPDCIFVDLLMPNIDGFQFLQKLREEGCAIPVAIVSADIQDSSRQRGLELGAAAFLNKPAKEAEVRQTVQQLLQC from the coding sequence GTGGATACATCGAATTTGGTATCAGTGTTAATTGTGGATGATGCAGCCTTTTCGCGCCGAATGCTGCGGAAATACGTCGAGGCAGAAGGTTGCACGGTTCTAGAAGCAACTAATGGGCAAGAAGCACTAGAGATGGTGAGTCAGCATCAACCGGACTGTATTTTCGTCGATTTACTGATGCCCAACATTGATGGGTTTCAATTTTTACAGAAGCTTCGGGAAGAGGGCTGTGCGATTCCGGTCGCGATCGTCAGTGCAGACATTCAAGATTCTTCTCGGCAGCGTGGACTCGAACTTGGAGCCGCAGCATTTCTGAATAAACCCGCAAAAGAAGCTGAAGTTCGCCAGACGGTTCAACAACTTTTGCAGTGCTGA